A stretch of Aedes aegypti strain LVP_AGWG chromosome 2, AaegL5.0 Primary Assembly, whole genome shotgun sequence DNA encodes these proteins:
- the LOC5573274 gene encoding xanthine dehydrogenase/oxidase isoform X1, which produces MAVSFTINGQLYHVTPNDVPIETSLNSFIRNHLHLTGTKFMCLEGSCGACTVHVAGIHPVNREPTSFAVNSCLMPIYSCHGMDITTIEGIESKSKFNSIPRRLARFSGTQCGVCSPGMVMNMYGLLDSTKGQITMDEIEKSFAGNICRCTGYRPIMDAMKSFAVDACSALLEKCKDIENLGDKCSSDKKCGVICPKTTDKKSIHLFFENDKEWHKIYSVLEVFEILTNIGCKPYCFVAGSTAREVYSDKEGPKVFIDIKSIEELRSYWMGSELIIGANVSLTELINILNEAAGSEKKFKYCEQIGNHTAMIGHKLMRNVGTVAGNLSMKNTQRGFTSDLHVILEAVRASITITDCHGRIDSVCPAQFSRMNMDKKLILNVSLPPMHADNYAFRSYRIESRAQNGRTFVVGAFFIRWCARQRTIESAAVCFGGISPTFTHAIETEKTLCGKNPFSNNVLQQVLHALELDLKPFRDPSQIDPEYRKQAAIGIFYKFMLDIAPKKLVDPKFLTGSTNLERPLSNGTQSYKTFPQNWPVTKSITKFDAVLQTSGRASYINDTPTMAHELFAAFVVATKPRTVIKEVDVTEATKLPGVVQFLSAGNIPGNNNFMPYAGNSKHFFSYGKEEEEIFCTEKVLYHGQPVGLILAESFELANRASKLVRIEYSEPDGPVLPTFKHVHQNSSANRIQPAGVPQSGRNYESISGGYYRVSGQVSFEGQYHYTLETQSCICVPKEDGMDVYCATQDADHTLATIAGVLKLPQSKINVICRRVEGSFGSKITRSSHVAGACALAAYMTQRPVRFRLSLESNMTCFGKRKGSVSSYEVSVRGDGKIARLTNTLIYDCGAHISEPSVPLYIKCFSNGYDDSAWKIIPNKARTDSPTNIWGHSSGTADAVATIETIMEHIAFERGLDVLDVRMINFARDSKLRLLLPQFRKDIEFDKRKKEIELFNESNRWKKRGLSIVPVAFPVEYIGGTKAWISVHHLDGSVSITHGGMDIGQGLDTKVAQIAAHTLGVPLGKISIKPCNTLVSANSFMATGNSSSDQVGLAVMKACEILINRMRPIRDANPTASWEVLVSTCFISNVNLTASYWSTESDVEAHKIWALGCSEVELDVLTGNVRVVRADIVEDVGESQNPSMDIGQIEGAFVMGLGYYLNESLQYDPQTGALLTNNTFTYKPPGPKDIPTDFRVKLYQNSKHNPAEALRSKPTGEPAFSVAVSVLFALRQALMSARKDANLRTEWIQLGQPSNAENILHLAGNSTDQYTYYKCSVDNKPNTIL; this is translated from the exons TGTCTGATGCCAATTTACTCATGCCATGGAATGGATATTACGACAATCGAGGGAATTGAATCTAAATCTAAGTTTAACTCCATTCCTAGACGTTTGGCACGATTTAGTGGAACTCAATGCGGAGTTTGCTCACCTGGAATGGTAATGAACATGTACGGTTTGTTGGATTCTACGAAGGGACAAATAACGATGGATGAAATAGAAAAATCCTTCGCTGGCAACATATGTCGTTGTACCGGGTATCGCCCTATAATGGATGCTATGAAGTCATTTGCAGTCGATGCGTGTAGTGCGTTGCTTGAAAAGTGCAAAGATATTGAGAATTTGGGAGATAAGTGCAGTTCGGATAAAAAGTGCGGAGTGATATGTCCGAAAACTACAGACAAAAAAtctattcatttattttttgaaaatgataaaGAATGGCACAAGATTTATAGTGTACTTGAGGTGTTTGAAATTCTCACAAATATTGGTTGTAAGCCTTACTGCTTCGTAGCAGGTTCCACTGCGCGAGAAGTGTACTCTGATAAAGAGGGCCCGAAAGTATTCATTGATATAAAATCAATTGAGGAGCTGCGCTCTTACTGGATGGGAAGTGAATTGATTATTGGAGCAAATGTATCATTAACTGAACTCATTAATATTCTCAATGAAGCAGCTGGAAGTGAAAAGAAATTCAAATACTGCGAACAGATAGGCAATCATACGGCCATGATCGGTCACAAATTAATGAGGAACGTTGGAACAGTGGCTGGAAATTTGAGTATGAAAAACACCCAACGAGGATTTACTTCGGATTTGCATGTTATTTTGGAAGCAGTACGTGCTTCGATAACAATAA CTGATTGCCACGGCCGAATTGATTCTGTTTGTCCCGCACAGTTTTCTCGGATGAACATGGATAAAAAACTAATCCTAAATGTGTCATTACCACCGATGCATGCGGATAATTATGCCTTCCGTTCATATCGCATAGAGTCACGAGCACAAAATGGGCGCACCTTCGTTGTAGGAGCCTTTTTCATACGATGGTGTGCCAGACAACGAACCATCGAGTCTGCTGCTGTTTGTTTTGGTGGCATCAGCCCAACC TTTACTCACGCGATTGAGACTGAGAAAACCCTCTGTGGTAAAAATCCCTTCAGCAATAATGTTCTTCAGCAAGTTTTACATGCACTTGAGTTGGATCTGAAACCTTTTAGGGATCCATCTCAGATTGACCCGGAGTACCGAAAACAGGCAGcaattggaattttctacaaatttATGCTTGACATAGCTCCAAAGAAACTCGTAGATCCAAAGTTCTTAACGGGATCAACCAACTTGGAGAGACCGCTCTCAAATGGTACACAATCTTATAAAACTTTCCCTCAGAATTGGCCGGTGACCAAAAGTATCACGAAGTTTGATGCGGTTTTACAAACTTCTGGTAGAGCGTCTTACATCAACGATACACCTACAATGGCACACGAGCTATTTGCGGCTTTCGTCGTTGCCACAAAGCCCAGGACCGTTATTAAGGAGGTCGATGTGACTGAAGCGACAAAACTACCTGGAGTTGTTCAGTTCTTATCTGCTGGAAATATCCCGGGTAATAATAACTTTATGCCATATGCAGgcaattcaaaacactttttttcgtaTGGAAAAGAAGAGGAGGAGATTTTCTGTACTGAAAAAGTGCTTTATCATGGTCAGCCGGTAGGTTTAATATTAGCCGAATCTTTCGAGTTGGCAAATCGCGCATCGAAATTAGTTCGCATAGAGTACTCCGAGCCTGATGGACCTGTACTTCCAACTTTCAAACATGTACATCAAAACAGTTCAGCGAATCGTATCCAACCAGCAGGCGTACCCCAATCGGGCCGCAACTACGAATCTATCAGCGGTGGCTATTACAGAGTCTCTGGTCAGGTTTCATTCGAAGGACAATACCACTATACGCTTGAAACTCAATCTTGCATTTGCGTACCGAAAGAAGACGGGATGGATGTATATTGTGCAACGCAAGATGCAGATCATACGCTCGCTACAATTGCTGGAGTCTTGAAATTGCCACAAAGCAAGATCAACGTAATCTGTCGACGAGTGGAAGGTTCTTTTGGCTCAAAAATTACACGCAGCTCCCATGTTGCTGGTGCCTGTGCCCTGGCCGCTTATATGACTCAACGACCCGTCCGGTTCAGGCTATCTTTAGAGTCTAACATGACATGCTTTGGAAAGCGTAAAGGTAGTGTAAGCAGCTACGAAGTATCAGTACGAGGTGATGGTAAAATAGCAAGGCTTACCAACACTCTAATCTACGACTGTGGTGCTCATATAAGTGAACCAAGTGTACCATTATATATCAAATGTTTTTCCAATGGCTATGATGATTCAGCATGGAAAATAATTCCCAACAAAGCACGCACAGATTCCCCTACAAACATTTGGGGTCACTCTTCTGGTACAGCCGACGCAGTGGCTACAATCGAGACAATCATGGAACACATTGCATTCGAAAGAGGTTTGGACGTACTTGATGTCCGAATGATAAACTTCGCTAGAGATAGCAAATTGCGTTTACTGTTGCCACAGTTCAGAAAAGATATAGAGTTTGATAAGCGCAAAAAAGAAATTGAGCTCTTCAACGAATCCAACCGTTGGAAAAAGCGAGGATTATCCATAGTACCTGTAGCATTTCCAGTCGAATACATAGGCGGAACGAAGGCTTGGATTTCTGTTCACCATCTTGATGGATCAGTTTCTATTACTCATGGTGGCATGGATATAGGTCAAGGATTGGACACTAAAGTTGCTCAAATTGCTGCCCATACTTTAGGTGTACCGCTAGGAAAGATATCGATAAAACCTTGCAATACATTAGTTTCAGCGAACAGCTTTATGGCAACTGGCAATTCTTCCAGTGATCAAGTGGGGTTAGCAGTTATGAAGGCCTGTGAGATTTTGATCAACAGAATGAGACCAATAAGAGATGCAAACCCTACCGCTTCATGGGAAGTTTTGGTGAGCACCTGCTTCATCTCTAATGTGAATCTAACCGCTTCCTATTGGTCTACAGAGAGCGACGTTGAAGCCCATAAAATATGGGCTTTAGGGTGTAGTGAAGTTGAACTGGATGTGCTGACGGGAAATGTCAGAGTAGTTCGAGCAGATATCGTCGAAGATGTCGGAGAAAGTCAAAATCCGAGCATGGATATCGGACAAATTGAAGGCGCATTCGTCATGGGACTTGGCTACTATCTCAATGAGTCTTTACAGTATGATCCACAAACGGGAGCACTGTTGACCAATAATACGTTCACTTACAAACCTCCGGGACCAAAGGACATTCCTACAGATTTTCGGGTAAAACTGTACCAAAACAGTAAACATAATCCAGCGGAAGCTTTGCGTTCAAAACCTACGGGAGAGCCGGCTTTTTCGGTTGCTGTTTCGGTTTTATTTGCTTTACGGCAGGCTCTCATGTCGGCACGTAAAGATGCTAACCTACGAACTGAGTGGATACAGCTTG GTCAACCATCCAATGCAGAGAATATTTTACATTTGGCAGGAAATTCAACCGACCAGTATACTTACTATAAATGTTCAGTAGATAATAAGCCCAATACAATTCTATGA
- the LOC5573274 gene encoding xanthine dehydrogenase isoform X2: MNMDKKLILNVSLPPMHADNYAFRSYRIESRAQNGRTFVVGAFFIRWCARQRTIESAAVCFGGISPTFTHAIETEKTLCGKNPFSNNVLQQVLHALELDLKPFRDPSQIDPEYRKQAAIGIFYKFMLDIAPKKLVDPKFLTGSTNLERPLSNGTQSYKTFPQNWPVTKSITKFDAVLQTSGRASYINDTPTMAHELFAAFVVATKPRTVIKEVDVTEATKLPGVVQFLSAGNIPGNNNFMPYAGNSKHFFSYGKEEEEIFCTEKVLYHGQPVGLILAESFELANRASKLVRIEYSEPDGPVLPTFKHVHQNSSANRIQPAGVPQSGRNYESISGGYYRVSGQVSFEGQYHYTLETQSCICVPKEDGMDVYCATQDADHTLATIAGVLKLPQSKINVICRRVEGSFGSKITRSSHVAGACALAAYMTQRPVRFRLSLESNMTCFGKRKGSVSSYEVSVRGDGKIARLTNTLIYDCGAHISEPSVPLYIKCFSNGYDDSAWKIIPNKARTDSPTNIWGHSSGTADAVATIETIMEHIAFERGLDVLDVRMINFARDSKLRLLLPQFRKDIEFDKRKKEIELFNESNRWKKRGLSIVPVAFPVEYIGGTKAWISVHHLDGSVSITHGGMDIGQGLDTKVAQIAAHTLGVPLGKISIKPCNTLVSANSFMATGNSSSDQVGLAVMKACEILINRMRPIRDANPTASWEVLVSTCFISNVNLTASYWSTESDVEAHKIWALGCSEVELDVLTGNVRVVRADIVEDVGESQNPSMDIGQIEGAFVMGLGYYLNESLQYDPQTGALLTNNTFTYKPPGPKDIPTDFRVKLYQNSKHNPAEALRSKPTGEPAFSVAVSVLFALRQALMSARKDANLRTEWIQLGQPSNAENILHLAGNSTDQYTYYKCSVDNKPNTIL; the protein is encoded by the exons ATGAACATGGATAAAAAACTAATCCTAAATGTGTCATTACCACCGATGCATGCGGATAATTATGCCTTCCGTTCATATCGCATAGAGTCACGAGCACAAAATGGGCGCACCTTCGTTGTAGGAGCCTTTTTCATACGATGGTGTGCCAGACAACGAACCATCGAGTCTGCTGCTGTTTGTTTTGGTGGCATCAGCCCAACC TTTACTCACGCGATTGAGACTGAGAAAACCCTCTGTGGTAAAAATCCCTTCAGCAATAATGTTCTTCAGCAAGTTTTACATGCACTTGAGTTGGATCTGAAACCTTTTAGGGATCCATCTCAGATTGACCCGGAGTACCGAAAACAGGCAGcaattggaattttctacaaatttATGCTTGACATAGCTCCAAAGAAACTCGTAGATCCAAAGTTCTTAACGGGATCAACCAACTTGGAGAGACCGCTCTCAAATGGTACACAATCTTATAAAACTTTCCCTCAGAATTGGCCGGTGACCAAAAGTATCACGAAGTTTGATGCGGTTTTACAAACTTCTGGTAGAGCGTCTTACATCAACGATACACCTACAATGGCACACGAGCTATTTGCGGCTTTCGTCGTTGCCACAAAGCCCAGGACCGTTATTAAGGAGGTCGATGTGACTGAAGCGACAAAACTACCTGGAGTTGTTCAGTTCTTATCTGCTGGAAATATCCCGGGTAATAATAACTTTATGCCATATGCAGgcaattcaaaacactttttttcgtaTGGAAAAGAAGAGGAGGAGATTTTCTGTACTGAAAAAGTGCTTTATCATGGTCAGCCGGTAGGTTTAATATTAGCCGAATCTTTCGAGTTGGCAAATCGCGCATCGAAATTAGTTCGCATAGAGTACTCCGAGCCTGATGGACCTGTACTTCCAACTTTCAAACATGTACATCAAAACAGTTCAGCGAATCGTATCCAACCAGCAGGCGTACCCCAATCGGGCCGCAACTACGAATCTATCAGCGGTGGCTATTACAGAGTCTCTGGTCAGGTTTCATTCGAAGGACAATACCACTATACGCTTGAAACTCAATCTTGCATTTGCGTACCGAAAGAAGACGGGATGGATGTATATTGTGCAACGCAAGATGCAGATCATACGCTCGCTACAATTGCTGGAGTCTTGAAATTGCCACAAAGCAAGATCAACGTAATCTGTCGACGAGTGGAAGGTTCTTTTGGCTCAAAAATTACACGCAGCTCCCATGTTGCTGGTGCCTGTGCCCTGGCCGCTTATATGACTCAACGACCCGTCCGGTTCAGGCTATCTTTAGAGTCTAACATGACATGCTTTGGAAAGCGTAAAGGTAGTGTAAGCAGCTACGAAGTATCAGTACGAGGTGATGGTAAAATAGCAAGGCTTACCAACACTCTAATCTACGACTGTGGTGCTCATATAAGTGAACCAAGTGTACCATTATATATCAAATGTTTTTCCAATGGCTATGATGATTCAGCATGGAAAATAATTCCCAACAAAGCACGCACAGATTCCCCTACAAACATTTGGGGTCACTCTTCTGGTACAGCCGACGCAGTGGCTACAATCGAGACAATCATGGAACACATTGCATTCGAAAGAGGTTTGGACGTACTTGATGTCCGAATGATAAACTTCGCTAGAGATAGCAAATTGCGTTTACTGTTGCCACAGTTCAGAAAAGATATAGAGTTTGATAAGCGCAAAAAAGAAATTGAGCTCTTCAACGAATCCAACCGTTGGAAAAAGCGAGGATTATCCATAGTACCTGTAGCATTTCCAGTCGAATACATAGGCGGAACGAAGGCTTGGATTTCTGTTCACCATCTTGATGGATCAGTTTCTATTACTCATGGTGGCATGGATATAGGTCAAGGATTGGACACTAAAGTTGCTCAAATTGCTGCCCATACTTTAGGTGTACCGCTAGGAAAGATATCGATAAAACCTTGCAATACATTAGTTTCAGCGAACAGCTTTATGGCAACTGGCAATTCTTCCAGTGATCAAGTGGGGTTAGCAGTTATGAAGGCCTGTGAGATTTTGATCAACAGAATGAGACCAATAAGAGATGCAAACCCTACCGCTTCATGGGAAGTTTTGGTGAGCACCTGCTTCATCTCTAATGTGAATCTAACCGCTTCCTATTGGTCTACAGAGAGCGACGTTGAAGCCCATAAAATATGGGCTTTAGGGTGTAGTGAAGTTGAACTGGATGTGCTGACGGGAAATGTCAGAGTAGTTCGAGCAGATATCGTCGAAGATGTCGGAGAAAGTCAAAATCCGAGCATGGATATCGGACAAATTGAAGGCGCATTCGTCATGGGACTTGGCTACTATCTCAATGAGTCTTTACAGTATGATCCACAAACGGGAGCACTGTTGACCAATAATACGTTCACTTACAAACCTCCGGGACCAAAGGACATTCCTACAGATTTTCGGGTAAAACTGTACCAAAACAGTAAACATAATCCAGCGGAAGCTTTGCGTTCAAAACCTACGGGAGAGCCGGCTTTTTCGGTTGCTGTTTCGGTTTTATTTGCTTTACGGCAGGCTCTCATGTCGGCACGTAAAGATGCTAACCTACGAACTGAGTGGATACAGCTTG GTCAACCATCCAATGCAGAGAATATTTTACATTTGGCAGGAAATTCAACCGACCAGTATACTTACTATAAATGTTCAGTAGATAATAAGCCCAATACAATTCTATGA
- the LOC110676245 gene encoding uncharacterized protein LOC110676245 isoform X2, giving the protein MHNVCLGGMKSLLKLWVETSGKSYSLTPAQKCIIDSRIEAVKRQVCSDFSRTPRPLTDLKWFKATELRLLLLYLGPFIFLNVMSDAYYNHFLKLHAAIRILCHPVKYQTENDKAKNLLEAFGHEFMTLYGEHLFVYNFHLLTHLPDDCLLHGCLDSFSAFPFENYMQTLLRYVKKSSYPLQQFRNRFGEHLKYDVTKKALLRQRGSSYSVITNRQNTIISIDGRDNVICKDNQIFKVQNIKRVGKHMILDCNAVMELNSLYVEPMESIANGVYYCRDELIFCDVMMSIDANEVTKVQRIVLDEITGFIEVLHTGV; this is encoded by the coding sequence ATGCACAATGTATGTTTGGGCGGCATGAAATCTCTTCTGAAGTTGTGGGTGGAAACTTCAGGTAAGAGTTATAGTTTGACACCGGCTCAGAAATGTATCATCGATTCGCGCATTGAAGCTGTAAAACGCCAAGTATGCAGCGATTTTTCTCGGACTCCACGACCTCTGACTGATTTGAAGTGGTTCAAGGCAACAGAACTACGATTATTATTGTTGTATTTGGGaccgtttatatttttaaacgtgATGAGCGATGCGTATTATAATCATTTCTTAAAACTTCATGCAGCCATTCGCATATTATGTCATCCTGTTAAGTATCAAACGGAAAATGATAAAGCGAAGAATTTACTAGAAGCTTTCGGCCATGAGTTCATGACGTTGTATGGAGAACATCtgtttgtttataattttcacTTGCTCACACATCTGCCCGATGATTGTCTCCTACACGGCTGTTTGGACTCGTTTTCTGCCTTTccgtttgaaaattatatgcaaACTTTGTTACGCtatgtaaaaaaatcatcatatcCCTTACAACAGTTTAGAAATAGATTTGGTGAGCACTTGAAGTATGACGTTACGAAAAAAGCATTGCTACGGCAACGAGGGTCATCCTACTCTGTGATCACAAACAGACAGAATACTATAATTTCGATAGATGGAAGAGATAACGTCATATGTAAagataatcaaattttcaaagtgcAAAACATCAAACGAGTAGGTAAACATATGATTCTCGACTGTAATGCTGTAATGGAATTGAACTCTCTATACGTTGAACCTATGGAATCAATTGCCAATGGAGTTTACTATTGTCGCGATGAGCTTATATTTTGTGATGTAATGATGTCAATTGACGCAAATGAGGTGACCAAAGTACAACGCATAGTGCTCGATGAAATAACAGGTTTTATAGAAGTATTACATACTGGTGTTTAA
- the LOC110676245 gene encoding uncharacterized protein LOC110676245 isoform X1, with amino-acid sequence MSRSTNYRKDKAEAARLFAAFGISSSEQQQLTTSSSRDNVQTENNTEPPMEALGREDEIAVEDDESDSIAAVEKDEYEDVNRFESDDENSLSDDEEAPLVDDEEIFVDIKVKLAQWSTDNHISDNAMDDLLSYLKKHHFPHLPKTNKTLKADAKLCDMPITRMGEGEFCYLGLKRAVEQIMIKINVKPNCEIHYRLQFGIDGLPLTKSSKSSFWPILVKIIGFRDVLPVAVFCGTSKPSSIHEYMHEFVEELDHVLKVGMEINNLRVMFSVDAFIMDAPAKAFVMDIKAHNGLYGCPKCTTRGRSIGHRTVFPNIGFELRTDDSFLNLSDPHHLSDRLPPLATIGIGCVSCVPIDYMHNVCLGGMKSLLKLWVETSGKSYSLTPAQKCIIDSRIEAVKRQVCSDFSRTPRPLTDLKWFKATELRLLLLYLGPFIFLNVMSDAYYNHFLKLHAAIRILCHPVKYQTENDKAKNLLEAFGHEFMTLYGEHLFVYNFHLLTHLPDDCLLHGCLDSFSAFPFENYMQTLLRYVKKSSYPLQQFRNRFGEHLKYDVTKKALLRQRGSSYSVITNRQNTIISIDGRDNVICKDNQIFKVQNIKRVGKHMILDCNAVMELNSLYVEPMESIANGVYYCRDELIFCDVMMSIDANEVTKVQRIVLDEITGFIEVLHTGV; translated from the exons AGGTCAACAAATTATCGAAAAGATAAAGCAGAGGCCGCCAGATTGTTCGCGGCATTTGGAATCTCCTCATCGGAACAGCAGCAGCTGACGACAAGCAGTAGCCGTGATAATGTTCAAACGGAAAATAACACAGAGCCGCCGATGGAAGCTCTTGGAAGAGAAGATGAAATTGCTGTAGAAGACGACGAAAGTGATTCAATAGCAGCTGTCGAAAAAGATGAATATGAGGATGTTAATCGTTTTGAATCCGATGATGAAAATTCGTTGTCGGATGATGAAGAAGCACCATTGGTGGATGATGAAGAAATCTTCGTCGATATAAAAGTTAAATTAGCCCAATGGTCAACTGACAACCACATAAGTGATAATGCTATGGATGATCTTCTATCCTATTTGAAAAAACATCACTTTCCTCATCTTCCCAAAACTAACAAAACTCTGAAAGCCGATGCAAAACTATGTGATATGCCGATAACGAGGATGGGAGAAGGAGAGTTTTGCTATTTGGGCTTAAAGCGCGCAGTGGAACAAATCATGATAAAAATTAATGTAAAACCTAACTGTGAAATCCACTATCGTCTTCAATTTGGAATAGATGGACTACCATTGACGAAAAGCTCAAAGAGTAGCTTCTGGCCTATACTCGTGAAAATAATCGGGTTTCGAGATGTTCTTCCCGTGGCTGTATTCTGCGGTACTAGTAAGCCCAGCAGCATCCATGAATATATGCACGAGTTTGTTGAGGAATTGGATCACGTATTGAAGGTCGGAATGGAAATTAACAATCTGCGAGTGATGTTTTCAGTAGATGCATTTATCATGGACGCTCCAGCAAAGGCATTTGTAATGGATATTAAA GCACATAATGGGCTGTATGGTTGTCCGAAATGCACAACACGTGGGCGCAGCATTGGGCACAGAACAGTGTTCCCCAATATCGGTTTTGAATTGAGGACTGACGattcatttttaaatttgtcGGACCCCCATCATCTGTCAGATCGATTACCTCCGTTGGCAACGATAGGAATTGGGTGTGTTTCCTGTGTACCAATCGACTACATGCACAATGTATGTTTGGGCGGCATGAAATCTCTTCTGAAGTTGTGGGTGGAAACTTCAGGTAAGAGTTATAGTTTGACACCGGCTCAGAAATGTATCATCGATTCGCGCATTGAAGCTGTAAAACGCCAAGTATGCAGCGATTTTTCTCGGACTCCACGACCTCTGACTGATTTGAAGTGGTTCAAGGCAACAGAACTACGATTATTATTGTTGTATTTGGGaccgtttatatttttaaacgtgATGAGCGATGCGTATTATAATCATTTCTTAAAACTTCATGCAGCCATTCGCATATTATGTCATCCTGTTAAGTATCAAACGGAAAATGATAAAGCGAAGAATTTACTAGAAGCTTTCGGCCATGAGTTCATGACGTTGTATGGAGAACATCtgtttgtttataattttcacTTGCTCACACATCTGCCCGATGATTGTCTCCTACACGGCTGTTTGGACTCGTTTTCTGCCTTTccgtttgaaaattatatgcaaACTTTGTTACGCtatgtaaaaaaatcatcatatcCCTTACAACAGTTTAGAAATAGATTTGGTGAGCACTTGAAGTATGACGTTACGAAAAAAGCATTGCTACGGCAACGAGGGTCATCCTACTCTGTGATCACAAACAGACAGAATACTATAATTTCGATAGATGGAAGAGATAACGTCATATGTAAagataatcaaattttcaaagtgcAAAACATCAAACGAGTAGGTAAACATATGATTCTCGACTGTAATGCTGTAATGGAATTGAACTCTCTATACGTTGAACCTATGGAATCAATTGCCAATGGAGTTTACTATTGTCGCGATGAGCTTATATTTTGTGATGTAATGATGTCAATTGACGCAAATGAGGTGACCAAAGTACAACGCATAGTGCTCGATGAAATAACAGGTTTTATAGAAGTATTACATACTGGTGTTTAA